From the genome of Anopheles moucheti chromosome 3, idAnoMoucSN_F20_07, whole genome shotgun sequence, one region includes:
- the LOC128300600 gene encoding uncharacterized protein LOC128300600 has protein sequence MVLSVLMVQTLTTLLEPPPAIGGTKGLSPTGQPHQPQANIAVFMFLFMLCAAEVVFIKLLALTSFGSGDVLTATTATAANGNATSSTATQTTSTNGDQPTVAEQSSSSTGQE, from the coding sequence ATGGTACTGTCGGTACTGATGGTCCAGACGTTGACCACCCTGCTGGAACCTCCGCCTGCGATAGGCGGTACCAAAGGTCTTTCGCCGACGGGGCAACCACATCAACCTCAGGCCAACATAGCGGtgtttatgtttctgtttATGCTGTGTGCCGCCGAGGTCGTGTTTATTAAGCTACTCGCCCTAACGTCCTTCGGGAGTGGTGATGTACTGACAGCCACTACGGCGACCGCTGCCAACGGTAACGCCACCAGCTCTACCGCGACCCAAACTACGAGTACGAACGGCGATCAACCCACAGTAGCAGAGCAATCTTCATCTTCGACGGGTCAAGAGTGA